In Chlorogloeopsis sp. ULAP01, the genomic window TTTCTAACGGTTAAGCTATCATGCTTCAAAAATACAAGGTCTTGCGATCGCAATTTAGGTAAATGGATAAAGTCGAGCTTAAATCTCCAATTAAAAAGGTGTGAGCGCGATCGCAATTGATGAAGAAATCGGGTTGTCAGGATGTAGCTTAGTCAATTATTAGCCATCCAAACGGTCAGTTCGTGCATCTTACCAGAGAATAAGCCAAAATTAATGTTGCTTTTCCTCAGCAGTTTTACTGATCCCAAATCATTGGTTATCTAGGTATAAATTTGTAAATCACCATCTTTGGTGATCGTCTGAGCGAGGATGCCTTACTGTTGTATTTGAGCTATGCCCAATGATAACCTTTCACCTAGTAGCAATGATAATGCCTTTGTTAGTAAAATCAGCTACTACCTTCACCAAGCAATTATTACCATTCAAGAACAGCAACCTGAATTATTGCTAGAGAAGTATAGAAATATAAACTGGCATAGTAGTCGCAATCAATCTGCATTGAGTTTAAAACTAACAAACTTACTCAGCCAAACTCAAGACCAAAATACATTACTTCAAAATTTACAGTGGTTTCTCAAAGCTCTTTTTACTCCCGAATCTTTCAATTCACCTATATTAATAAAATTTTTAGAGACAATTCGGCAATTATCTTCTCCAGATTATGAATCAAATGTCTCATCTCATTCTCTAGAAGTAGATTTATCAAAGAAAGTTTTAACAGCAATTACTGCTGTATCAAAACAGCAAACTGGCATGGCAATTTTACTTCTAGATGCAGAAAATATTCAACTCAATTCCGAAACTGAAAAGTTTTTAACCACAGTTTGTCATTATCCTCTGCAAGTAAAAATTGCTTTTGCTAATTGGTGCAGCATGGGTAAACAAGATGTTGAATTCCATCAACGCAGCTATGATTTAATTCATGTACCTGCTGGTAAAGATAATGCCGATGGTAAAATGATAGCCTTCGGCTCATCTATTCACGAACGTTACCCACAAGTTCAAGAAGTTTTAGTCTGTTCCTCAGACAAAGTGATGACTAATCTATGCAATCGTTTACAGCAAAATGGATTAACAGTTTATCAGGTTAGTCAGCAAGGTACTAATCTCAAAATCTTGAACAGTAACACTGGTGAAACTCATACTCGTAGCATATTAGAACTACCTGATTTTGAGAAATTTATTAAACAAATTCAAGGCATAATTGTATCTGAGGAAAAACGCACTTCTAATCAATGGTTTAAGTTATCTCAAATAGCCCAAATATACGAGCGTAAATATAAACTTGACATTAATGAAGTTGCATCCTATCACTATCCAGGTAAAACAGCAAAGGATGTTTTGATTAAATATCAATCTGATGTTGTTATCTACCAACCCGTAGAAAATTTAGAAGCATATGTAGCTTTATTTAGAAAACCTCAACTCAATAATTTAAATAGCAATAATTCTACGCTGAAAAAAGAGGTTACTTCTAAAGTAGATTTAGAAAAGGCATTAGTTGCTATAATTTCTGTCCTAATGAGTAAATTTCCCAACAACTATGTTCCTATAGAAATTTTAGGTAGCCATTTTAATAAACAATATGGTTTAGGAGTTAATAAAATGCTGGGAAACTTGGGTTTAACCCGTAATTTCCGAGCTTTTTTAGTAAATGATTGCAATTGTTTCGATGTTCACAGAATAGGCGATCGCTGGCAAGTGGCTTTAAGAGAAGTTCTTGTCACAACCAAAAACTAAAGGCTTGCATACGTCGCTATCCTCAATAGCAAACCCATCCACAATTGTCAAATTAGTAATCTAAAACGCACCTATCAAATATTTAAAACTGAAACACACTGAGAACAGTAATATCTAGGTTAGTCTGTAAATAAATATTACGTTTTAGAAAAATGTTAAGGATTATTACAGATTTTGACGGCCCTATTATAGATGTTTCAGAACGATATTACCGTGTTTATCGATTCTGTTTAGAGAGAACTCGACGTCCAAACCAAAAAGTACGAGAACTCTCGAAAGCAGAATTTTGGCAAATGAAGCGATCGCGTGTTGCCGAAAAACAAATTGGTATGATCTCTGGTTTAGATGAACTTCAGGCACAAGCATTTTCCCAACTGCGGCGGCAAACAGTACATACAGAACCTTACTTTGAGTACGATCGCCTTGCTAATGGTGCTGTAGATGCACTGTTAAAAATTCAACAGGCTGGCGTTGATTTAGCAGTAATGACTATGCGGCGAGTGCGAGAACTAGATTATGCTTTCAAAAAGTATGATTTAGGTAGATTTTTCCCAGAAAATCGCTGTTACTGCTTGAGTAACGATTATGTTAAAACCCGCGATATTGATGACAAGCCTTTATTAATGGCACGTGCATTAAGCGAACTACCATCCGCCACAGACACATACATGATTGGTGATACTGAAGCCGATATCACAGCCGCTAAAAAGCACGGCATCAAGGTAATTGCCATAGAAAGTGGCATTCGCGATCGGGTACAACTAAAGTTTTATCAACCCGATATGATTGTTCAAGATCTTAGCGTAGCTGTTAATCTCATCCTAGAGGAAGCACTGCAACCAGTTAGAGGTTAGGGGCTAGGGGCTAGAGGCTAGAATATTGAAAATTTTGTATTCTGCATTTTCAATGGATCTGTTCCTAGCCTCCTGTCCTTAATTCCTAAGCTCTTAGCGCAAAAAGCTAGTAATTAACCACAACAATATAAATGTCACTACAGTAGAAAACTGATTTTGCGTTAAAGGAATCAGTTGTTGTACTTGTGGTATAACCCAATTAGCAACCAATCCTCCAGCAATCAAACCTATTATCAAACCGCTCAGAGTGAATAAAACCGCTCGACCAAACTTACCTTCCTTACGGTTGATAAAGTAAATACTAATACCTACTCCAACTACCAACGCCAACTGTAAAACCTGATCCGCTCCAGTTGGGTAAAATATACTGATAGCACTCAAACCCAGATACCAAGCTCCAGGTAACAATACATCTGCTGATGTAGGTTTATCTAGTATTCTTTGCAGCCATGCAGGTGACTGCTCGCGAGGGGCTGGACTTTCTTTAGGAGGTGCTTGTACGAGACGCTCTGGAAAACGGATGCGTTCAGGCACTTTAATCTTACCTTCTTGGCGCAACCGTAAACGATCCATTAAAACTGCATCATAGGCAGCTTCGATCATTTCTAGACGTTTAGCATCGCCACTGTATTGTTGTAAGAGGCGATTGCGAACATCCTGGATTTCATCGAAGCTAACGTCTTCTGGTACCCCAAGTTTTTCGTAGGGATTTTGCTCACTCATGGGAATTTATTTGTCTAGCCTAAAAGTCGGCAGCAGTCTTTTGTTGTAAAAATAATAAATTTAAGTTTTATCTTTGGTGATAACCAATGTTTGAGTCGATGTTACATCCTATCTGTATAGTAACAGGGGTAAGCATAATCGACATGAGAAATTTAACTATAGACACTTTAACACAAGGTAAGAACTCCGTGTATCCCCTCATGCCGTTCCCAATTTAGAGCTTTACTCTAGAACTTGAGCTAAAAATACCTACAAGGCTTTTTTATGAAAAAATTATGTTTTTCTGTTTCAGATTTAGCTGTTGACTTTGCCTCAAATCGGTTTTACTCAAAAAGCTTCAGAATTTATCATTCCACTGAGTCACTTGTAGATTTAAAATAAAAGCGTTTGAATTACTTAAGTAATAGGGGTAAAAAATCTCCTGATTTACTTAAACTTTAGCGGTGCGAGTATAGCATCTGCACACTGGACACAGGGTTAACAATTCCTATACCTAAACTGATTAAAGTGGCATTATGTAAATTAATCGCGCTTTAGTTGCTGAAATTCCAGATTAAACTAGTATTTTAGATAATCAGGGAATTTTTAACTCAACCTTGTAAATTTTGATTTCCTGTCAAACGGAAACTGCGTTTTTGACGCAATCTGTACGTTAATCCTATAAATTTTTGTGCAAAGTGATGGTCATGGCTCCTGCCAAGATTCTTGTAGTTGATGACGACCCTGCGGTTCGGAATTTAATCCAACGCTTTTTGATAAAGCAGAACTACCAGGTGGAGGCTGCCGAAGATGGAAAGACAGCCTTAGCTCTGTTTGAGCAGTTTAATCCCGATTTGGTAATTTTAGATGTCAATTTACCAGACGTAATTGGGTTTAACCTCTGTCAAGAGATGCAAAGCCGTAATGGTGTTTTTGTTCTCATGCTGACTAGTCGTGCAGACGAAGCTGACAAGATTCGCGGCTTCTCTAAAGGTGCTGATGATTATCTCACCAAGCCTTTTGGTTTGGGAGAACTAGAAGTTAGAGTAGCGGCTATTTTACGGCGTCAACGAATT contains:
- a CDS encoding NYN domain-containing protein, giving the protein MPNDNLSPSSNDNAFVSKISYYLHQAIITIQEQQPELLLEKYRNINWHSSRNQSALSLKLTNLLSQTQDQNTLLQNLQWFLKALFTPESFNSPILIKFLETIRQLSSPDYESNVSSHSLEVDLSKKVLTAITAVSKQQTGMAILLLDAENIQLNSETEKFLTTVCHYPLQVKIAFANWCSMGKQDVEFHQRSYDLIHVPAGKDNADGKMIAFGSSIHERYPQVQEVLVCSSDKVMTNLCNRLQQNGLTVYQVSQQGTNLKILNSNTGETHTRSILELPDFEKFIKQIQGIIVSEEKRTSNQWFKLSQIAQIYERKYKLDINEVASYHYPGKTAKDVLIKYQSDVVIYQPVENLEAYVALFRKPQLNNLNSNNSTLKKEVTSKVDLEKALVAIISVLMSKFPNNYVPIEILGSHFNKQYGLGVNKMLGNLGLTRNFRAFLVNDCNCFDVHRIGDRWQVALREVLVTTKN
- a CDS encoding HAD family hydrolase, which encodes MLRIITDFDGPIIDVSERYYRVYRFCLERTRRPNQKVRELSKAEFWQMKRSRVAEKQIGMISGLDELQAQAFSQLRRQTVHTEPYFEYDRLANGAVDALLKIQQAGVDLAVMTMRRVRELDYAFKKYDLGRFFPENRCYCLSNDYVKTRDIDDKPLLMARALSELPSATDTYMIGDTEADITAAKKHGIKVIAIESGIRDRVQLKFYQPDMIVQDLSVAVNLILEEALQPVRG
- a CDS encoding CPP1-like family protein, whose protein sequence is MSEQNPYEKLGVPEDVSFDEIQDVRNRLLQQYSGDAKRLEMIEAAYDAVLMDRLRLRQEGKIKVPERIRFPERLVQAPPKESPAPREQSPAWLQRILDKPTSADVLLPGAWYLGLSAISIFYPTGADQVLQLALVVGVGISIYFINRKEGKFGRAVLFTLSGLIIGLIAGGLVANWVIPQVQQLIPLTQNQFSTVVTFILLWLITSFLR
- a CDS encoding response regulator transcription factor; translation: MAPAKILVVDDDPAVRNLIQRFLIKQNYQVEAAEDGKTALALFEQFNPDLVILDVNLPDVIGFNLCQEMQSRNGVFVLMLTSRADEADKIRGFSKGADDYLTKPFGLGELEVRVAAILRRQRIVTTAEQKRLVFEKLMIDPVRREVTLNSQPVPLTALEFDLLHFLASHPGRVWRRAELIQEVWDYEYVGDQRVVDVHIGQIRKKIEIDASQPALIQTVRGVGYKFECPTAPSQHPDKS